One part of the Sorangiineae bacterium MSr11954 genome encodes these proteins:
- a CDS encoding aminotransferase class V-fold PLP-dependent enzyme — MFVYLDYASLVPPVREALDAMHAAAESGWGHPKALHGIGARAQYVLEQARQQVADYAGAMPQEIVFVGSGREALACGFGLALELAPAAMPIVSSRLEHPSVLALVERAARAGRVVHWLGLPEGVPNEEDAAALREPSLVVLAMCNHELGTMLDVTAVSPQSIRVIDAVQAAPWVSLDTLNDERTFYALSGSKLGAPMGIGAVRVPSHVHYAAVNRRSVLESDGPPWITAIGLGAACAARAPRREPALARARLVAERLLRGLRDIEPRLLVNGAEGARLGPIANVSFPDLSGKSLVESLGLERICISHTAACRARHSDASPVVRAAYANFPARADGATRWSVSEHVTDDDVGRALEVTGRVLRNRRTARGHETPR, encoded by the coding sequence ATGTTCGTTTATCTCGATTACGCTTCGTTGGTTCCGCCGGTCCGCGAGGCGTTGGACGCCATGCATGCTGCTGCGGAGTCGGGGTGGGGACACCCGAAAGCCTTGCACGGCATCGGAGCACGCGCGCAATACGTGCTCGAGCAGGCGCGCCAGCAGGTCGCGGACTATGCGGGTGCGATGCCGCAGGAGATTGTATTCGTTGGCAGCGGTCGCGAAGCGCTGGCGTGTGGGTTCGGCCTCGCGCTGGAGCTCGCGCCGGCGGCGATGCCCATCGTATCGAGCCGGCTGGAGCATCCATCCGTTCTCGCGCTCGTCGAGCGAGCCGCTCGCGCAGGCCGGGTGGTCCATTGGCTGGGATTGCCGGAAGGTGTTCCCAACGAAGAAGACGCAGCGGCCCTGCGCGAGCCGTCGCTCGTGGTGCTCGCGATGTGCAATCACGAGCTGGGGACCATGCTCGACGTGACGGCCGTTTCGCCTCAGTCGATTCGAGTCATCGATGCCGTTCAGGCGGCTCCTTGGGTTTCATTGGACACCCTGAACGACGAGCGGACCTTCTACGCGCTCTCGGGCTCGAAGTTGGGAGCGCCCATGGGCATCGGCGCGGTGCGCGTCCCGAGCCACGTGCATTACGCGGCCGTGAATCGGCGCTCGGTGCTCGAGAGCGACGGCCCGCCGTGGATCACGGCCATCGGGCTTGGTGCGGCCTGCGCCGCGCGCGCTCCACGACGGGAGCCAGCCTTGGCGCGCGCGCGGCTCGTCGCGGAGCGGCTTCTGCGAGGGTTGCGCGACATCGAGCCAAGGCTCTTGGTGAACGGCGCGGAAGGCGCGCGACTCGGTCCCATCGCGAATGTCTCGTTTCCGGACCTGTCCGGGAAGTCCTTGGTCGAGTCGCTGGGGCTCGAGAGGATCTGCATCAGCCACACGGCGGCCTGTCGCGCGCGGCACTCCGATGCATCCCCGGTGGTTCGAGCCGCGTATGCGAACTTTCCTGCGCGTGCGGACGGCGCGACGCGTTGGAGCGTGTCCGAGCACGTCACCGATGACGACGTCGGTCGGGCCCTGGAGGTGACGGGTAGGGTGCTGCGGAACCGTCGCACGGCTCGCGGCCATGAAACGCCGCGGTGA
- a CDS encoding M4 family metallopeptidase: MVAIATACQTSEGFKESDDEGRARSRSGLDIQTALTALPSANVLDVDPSGVPVFVTGNLGKAQSATLTVADVRDVLAELSPVFRADPAALTLRAAFVDDIGDAHYVFTQQKNGRAVFGGDFSLHVRDGVAFAANGTVRNDVDAPTDGTISADAAIEAAKSGYATIADLAATSTGETIYLRTDDRLDLVYEVDVTGAKGDQTPLHDTVFVNATDGRVLLTAPHIHTAKNREIHDAQNTSTLPGPLVRAEGDPPVSDVVANNNYDRLGTTYDGYLELFGHDSYDNGGAKLISTIHYQQNYVNAFWNGVQMVYGDGDGVTASNLANGLDVTAHELTHAVTQKTSNLTYSGQSGGLNESMSDIFGNVIEWYRDGKVVSDNTWKVGEDVWTPNIPGDALRYMNDPKKDNVSLDWFPDYTSQDVHYSSGISNLAFYLLAQGGKHPRGKSTNQVTGIGFEKAARIFFRANTTGIFQPSTNFAQAKTGTELAAQQLGYTTAEINAVSEAWKAVGVGIPRPIPPSTPLTNNVPVDNISGAAGSQVWYTLDVPAGVQNLKFQISGGSGDADLYVKYGEPADVNIFDCRPYIGGNNETCNITNVQPGKYWVMLRGFSSYAGVRLLGSYVVPPPPGRLVINEVEYDEVGDDTQEFVEIYNAGGQPVDLSTYALYLVNGIDDTSYAIVDLSSGGSLAPGQYLVIGDRAVTVPAGVKKINFQGLRDQIQNGSPDGLALANGTTVVDALSYEGVVTTAQLPGIEGTVNLVEGARTTASDSDSSIRSLSRLPNGVDTNNAASDWRATPNVTPGAANN, from the coding sequence ATGGTCGCGATTGCGACCGCTTGCCAAACTTCGGAGGGATTCAAGGAATCGGACGACGAGGGACGAGCCCGCTCTCGCTCGGGACTGGACATTCAAACGGCGCTCACGGCCCTCCCGAGCGCCAACGTCCTCGACGTGGATCCGTCGGGGGTCCCCGTCTTCGTCACGGGGAACCTCGGAAAGGCGCAGTCGGCGACCTTGACGGTGGCCGACGTGCGCGACGTGCTCGCGGAGCTGTCGCCGGTCTTCCGCGCGGATCCGGCCGCGCTCACCCTCCGCGCCGCGTTCGTCGACGACATCGGCGATGCACACTACGTGTTTACCCAGCAAAAGAACGGCCGCGCCGTGTTCGGCGGCGATTTCTCCCTGCACGTGCGCGATGGCGTGGCCTTCGCCGCCAACGGCACCGTACGCAACGATGTCGATGCGCCAACCGACGGGACGATCTCCGCCGATGCGGCCATCGAAGCCGCCAAAAGCGGCTATGCGACGATCGCGGACCTCGCAGCCACCTCCACGGGCGAAACCATTTATCTTCGCACCGACGACCGGCTCGACTTGGTTTACGAGGTCGATGTCACGGGCGCAAAAGGCGACCAGACCCCTCTGCACGATACGGTCTTCGTCAACGCCACCGACGGACGCGTGCTCCTGACCGCGCCGCATATCCATACCGCGAAGAACCGCGAGATCCACGACGCGCAGAACACATCGACTCTCCCCGGGCCGCTCGTCCGCGCCGAGGGCGATCCCCCCGTGTCCGACGTGGTCGCCAACAACAATTACGACCGGCTCGGCACCACCTACGACGGATACCTCGAGCTCTTCGGCCACGACTCGTACGATAACGGCGGGGCCAAGCTGATTAGCACCATTCACTACCAACAGAACTACGTGAACGCCTTCTGGAACGGCGTTCAGATGGTCTACGGCGACGGCGACGGGGTCACCGCCTCGAACCTCGCCAACGGCCTCGACGTCACGGCGCACGAGCTCACCCACGCCGTCACGCAAAAGACATCGAACCTCACCTACTCGGGCCAATCGGGCGGCTTGAACGAGTCGATGTCCGACATCTTCGGCAATGTCATCGAGTGGTACCGCGATGGCAAGGTCGTGAGCGACAACACGTGGAAGGTCGGCGAAGACGTCTGGACGCCGAACATCCCGGGCGACGCCCTTCGCTACATGAACGATCCCAAGAAGGACAACGTGTCGCTCGACTGGTTCCCCGACTACACCAGCCAAGACGTGCACTACAGCTCCGGTATTTCCAACTTGGCCTTCTACTTGTTGGCACAAGGCGGCAAGCACCCGCGCGGCAAGTCGACCAACCAAGTCACGGGCATCGGCTTCGAGAAGGCGGCGCGGATCTTCTTCCGGGCCAACACCACGGGCATCTTCCAGCCGTCCACCAACTTTGCCCAAGCGAAGACGGGCACCGAGCTGGCCGCCCAGCAGCTCGGCTACACGACCGCCGAGATCAACGCGGTCTCCGAAGCGTGGAAGGCCGTCGGCGTGGGCATCCCGCGTCCGATTCCCCCCTCCACCCCGCTGACCAACAACGTGCCGGTCGACAACATCAGCGGCGCGGCGGGATCCCAGGTTTGGTACACGCTCGACGTCCCGGCGGGGGTGCAAAACCTCAAATTCCAAATCAGCGGTGGATCGGGCGACGCGGATCTCTATGTCAAATACGGTGAGCCCGCGGACGTCAACATCTTCGATTGCCGCCCCTACATCGGCGGCAACAACGAGACGTGCAACATCACCAACGTGCAGCCGGGCAAGTACTGGGTCATGCTGCGCGGCTTCTCGTCCTACGCGGGGGTCCGGCTCCTCGGCTCCTATGTGGTGCCGCCGCCGCCAGGCCGCCTGGTCATCAACGAGGTCGAATACGACGAGGTCGGAGACGACACGCAGGAGTTCGTCGAGATCTACAACGCGGGCGGCCAGCCCGTGGATTTGAGCACCTACGCGCTCTATCTGGTCAACGGCATCGACGATACCAGCTATGCGATCGTCGACTTGTCGTCGGGCGGCTCGCTCGCGCCCGGCCAGTATCTGGTCATCGGTGACCGCGCCGTCACCGTCCCGGCCGGCGTCAAGAAGATCAACTTCCAGGGCCTGCGGGATCAAATCCAAAACGGCTCGCCGGACGGCCTCGCGCTCGCCAACGGAACCACGGTGGTCGACGCGCTCTCCTACGAGGGTGTCGTCACCACGGCGCAGCTGCCGGGCATCGAAGGCACCGTCAACCTGGTCGAGGGCGCACGCACCACGGCCTCCGACAGCGACAGCTCCATCCGCTCGCTCAGCCGCCTCCCCAACGGCGTCGACACGAACAACGCCGCCAGCGATTGGCGGGCAACGCCCAACGTCACCCCGGGCGCCGCGAACAATTAG
- a CDS encoding protein kinase has product METDNRFDTSEPPPLNVRERRIETAAQDEHLHGAIGTRFELMERLGVGGTAEVFLARDTLLDRTVAIKFLIHEALGTTEALHRIRLEAQACARLNHENIVRLFDIGRDMGVPFLVMEHLQGRTLDTMMCDERIDARRAVRILIDVARGLSHAHRAGIVHRDLKPSNVFIAKDGTAKILDFGVAMMTARPDVAHDGLLGTPRYMSPEQWTGEAQDGRTDIWAAGVMLFELLTGRLPFDGGHLVELRDAVVSPHPAPSLREVRPDLPEEAERIVQRTMKKDAAERFGTADELLDSLIALELALTHAMRLEHERGEELARPKPERRQMTVVSCSLDAPAFPGERGLDAIGESLDEFVDVCMTVLRELGGTFLSFWGARVIACFGYPTSYEDDAHRALRAASLILDVMRDRARADGSARTVRIGIGTSLAIAGRLESATAPLILQGDAPHIAQWLEQRSGPNEILVGEATHLLVRSAFELEPRGEAIPTAGTRPTRIYRLLGSRDAASRFDPIARGTLTPLVGRDGELEALRVLWEAAKARKGRFVLIAGEAGIGKSRLLERHLEEVATGPHAIVRCQCWPHLQNSALQPIADGLARIMGLRSEASPAEKLQLLEMALTAAHLSLEEYAPLLAAFMRVPAGELYPLPPLTPDLLKKRTLAALVTLFTRLASAVPLSLVVEDAHWSDSSTLELLDMVLDGIVATRAMVIVTARTELQPPWPQRPHLHRLVLERLSSEESATLIALATEDYALPPRIVQQLVERTDGVPLFIEELTHTVADALREAEQHDGAMDIEALAPSMIPETLEGLLRARLDSLPREGRDVAGLIAVLGRDASYDLIHEAWGASEGSLRMGLMQLLETATLRQQGHGAEARYTFKHALVKEAAYRSLVKTKRRELHQRAAEVLIARARGLVEQHPELVAGHFVEAGCHEQAVAYFDKAGHRAIQRLSHVDSAAHFGHALEQLRMLPKSPARDRHELALEFARRTALMADEVGLSPDLARQLATQAEQSNDSAMAVYAHSAVGLSALMAGDFAISRSAARAALVAFDVRTNDPLTPYCGFHPIVLSDVCLLWSDGLRGQWDRAVDHGRNAIQHARDDGDAFSLAFGLVQLASWYNYRGQFDEGRRLIDEAAPYCKGDVAALMASKINRGWCRVAAGDRAGIHEIEEGVTEWCNMGVTLGLTSFFSVLARAQLGEAALDDAMHTIDRAMDLVETKGQRFFEAELLRIRGEILLASGDAPSRVFDCFERGLEVARRQQAKVWELRLAHSYAHLLKIRARPADARRRLAPILAQFTEGFATADMREARALLAAL; this is encoded by the coding sequence ATGGAAACCGACAATCGATTCGACACGTCCGAGCCGCCGCCCTTGAATGTGCGCGAGCGCCGCATCGAGACAGCGGCGCAGGATGAACACCTTCACGGCGCCATCGGAACGCGATTCGAGTTGATGGAGCGCTTGGGTGTTGGAGGAACGGCGGAGGTGTTCCTCGCGCGCGACACCCTCCTCGACCGGACCGTGGCCATCAAGTTCCTCATCCACGAGGCGCTCGGCACCACGGAGGCCCTCCATCGAATACGGCTCGAGGCGCAAGCGTGCGCACGATTGAATCATGAGAACATCGTGCGCTTGTTCGACATCGGGCGAGATATGGGGGTGCCGTTTCTCGTGATGGAGCATCTGCAAGGGCGCACCTTGGATACGATGATGTGCGACGAGAGGATCGACGCACGGCGCGCGGTTCGCATTTTGATTGATGTCGCGAGGGGGCTTTCGCACGCGCATCGCGCGGGCATCGTGCATCGCGATCTGAAGCCGAGCAACGTATTCATCGCCAAGGATGGAACGGCGAAGATCCTCGACTTTGGCGTGGCCATGATGACCGCTCGGCCCGATGTCGCCCACGACGGGCTCTTGGGGACGCCGCGCTACATGTCCCCCGAGCAATGGACGGGCGAGGCGCAAGACGGCCGAACGGATATCTGGGCGGCCGGTGTCATGCTCTTCGAGCTGCTCACCGGTCGTTTGCCATTCGACGGAGGCCACCTGGTCGAGCTGCGGGATGCCGTCGTCTCTCCCCATCCGGCGCCTTCGCTCCGCGAGGTGCGGCCCGATCTGCCCGAGGAGGCCGAGCGGATCGTGCAACGTACGATGAAGAAGGACGCGGCCGAGCGTTTCGGTACCGCCGACGAGCTGCTGGATTCGCTGATCGCGCTGGAGCTCGCGCTCACCCACGCCATGCGCCTCGAGCACGAACGCGGTGAGGAGCTCGCGCGGCCCAAACCCGAACGCCGCCAGATGACCGTCGTGTCTTGCTCGCTCGATGCGCCGGCATTTCCCGGCGAGAGAGGGCTCGACGCGATCGGCGAGTCGCTCGACGAGTTCGTGGACGTCTGCATGACGGTCCTACGCGAGCTCGGAGGGACCTTCCTGTCGTTCTGGGGCGCTCGGGTGATCGCTTGCTTCGGGTATCCAACCAGCTACGAGGACGACGCGCACCGTGCCCTGCGCGCGGCTTCGCTCATCCTCGACGTGATGCGGGATCGCGCGCGCGCCGATGGATCCGCGCGGACCGTGCGCATCGGGATCGGCACCAGCCTCGCGATCGCGGGACGGCTCGAGAGCGCGACGGCGCCGCTGATCCTCCAAGGCGATGCGCCGCACATCGCGCAATGGCTCGAGCAGCGCAGCGGTCCCAACGAGATCCTCGTCGGAGAAGCCACGCACCTTTTGGTGCGGAGCGCCTTCGAGCTCGAGCCGCGGGGCGAGGCCATCCCCACAGCCGGAACGCGGCCGACCCGGATCTACCGCCTGCTTGGGTCGAGGGACGCGGCATCGCGGTTCGATCCCATCGCGCGCGGTACGCTCACACCGCTGGTCGGCCGCGACGGCGAGCTCGAGGCGCTGCGCGTGCTCTGGGAGGCGGCGAAGGCGCGCAAGGGGCGGTTCGTGCTCATCGCCGGCGAAGCGGGGATTGGAAAATCGCGCCTGCTCGAGCGCCACCTCGAGGAGGTCGCGACCGGGCCTCACGCGATCGTGCGCTGCCAGTGCTGGCCGCATCTGCAGAACAGCGCGCTGCAGCCCATCGCCGATGGTCTCGCGCGCATCATGGGATTGCGCTCCGAAGCCTCGCCGGCCGAAAAGCTCCAGCTGCTCGAAATGGCACTTACGGCCGCCCATCTCTCCCTCGAGGAGTACGCGCCGCTCCTCGCGGCGTTCATGCGCGTTCCGGCCGGGGAGCTGTATCCATTGCCGCCCCTCACCCCGGATTTGCTCAAAAAGCGAACGCTCGCCGCGCTGGTGACCCTCTTCACGCGCCTGGCGTCCGCGGTCCCTTTGAGCTTGGTCGTGGAGGACGCGCACTGGTCCGACAGCTCGACCCTCGAGCTCTTGGACATGGTCCTGGACGGCATCGTCGCCACCCGCGCGATGGTGATCGTCACCGCTCGAACGGAGCTCCAGCCGCCCTGGCCGCAGCGCCCGCACCTGCACCGGCTCGTGCTCGAGAGGTTGTCGTCCGAAGAGAGCGCCACCCTGATCGCGCTTGCGACCGAGGACTACGCGCTGCCTCCACGAATCGTGCAGCAGCTCGTGGAGCGAACCGATGGCGTACCGCTCTTCATCGAGGAGCTCACCCATACGGTCGCCGACGCCCTGAGGGAGGCCGAGCAGCACGATGGCGCGATGGATATCGAAGCCTTGGCGCCCAGCATGATCCCCGAGACGCTCGAGGGCCTCTTGCGCGCGCGCCTCGATTCGCTGCCGCGCGAGGGACGCGACGTGGCAGGCCTCATCGCGGTGCTCGGCCGGGACGCCTCGTACGATCTGATCCACGAGGCCTGGGGCGCATCCGAAGGGTCGCTGCGAATGGGGCTCATGCAGCTCCTCGAGACGGCGACGCTCCGGCAGCAAGGTCATGGCGCGGAGGCTCGGTACACGTTCAAGCACGCGCTGGTGAAGGAGGCGGCGTACCGGTCGCTCGTGAAGACCAAACGCCGGGAGCTGCATCAACGGGCCGCGGAGGTGCTCATCGCGCGCGCGCGCGGCCTGGTCGAGCAGCACCCGGAGCTCGTCGCGGGGCATTTCGTGGAGGCGGGCTGCCACGAGCAAGCCGTCGCGTACTTCGATAAGGCGGGCCACCGCGCGATCCAGCGCTTGTCGCACGTCGATTCGGCCGCGCACTTCGGCCACGCGCTCGAGCAGCTCCGGATGCTCCCGAAGAGCCCAGCGCGCGATCGGCACGAGCTCGCGCTCGAGTTCGCGCGGCGGACCGCGCTCATGGCGGACGAGGTCGGCCTGTCGCCCGATCTCGCGCGGCAGCTCGCCACCCAGGCCGAACAATCCAACGACTCGGCCATGGCCGTCTATGCACATAGCGCGGTGGGGCTGAGCGCCCTGATGGCGGGCGATTTCGCGATATCCCGGAGCGCGGCGCGGGCCGCGCTGGTCGCCTTCGACGTGCGCACGAACGATCCCCTCACGCCATATTGTGGTTTTCATCCCATCGTCCTCAGCGACGTATGCCTTCTTTGGTCCGACGGGCTCCGCGGACAATGGGATCGCGCCGTGGATCACGGTCGAAATGCCATTCAGCACGCGCGGGACGACGGCGACGCCTTCAGCCTCGCGTTCGGGCTCGTGCAGCTCGCCTCCTGGTACAATTACCGCGGGCAATTCGATGAAGGACGGCGCTTGATCGACGAGGCCGCCCCGTACTGCAAAGGGGACGTGGCGGCGCTCATGGCCTCCAAAATCAACCGCGGTTGGTGCCGCGTCGCCGCGGGCGATCGCGCGGGCATCCACGAGATCGAAGAGGGGGTGACCGAGTGGTGCAACATGGGCGTCACCTTGGGGCTCACGAGCTTCTTTTCGGTGCTCGCGCGGGCGCAGTTGGGAGAGGCGGCCCTCGACGACGCCATGCATACGATCGACCGCGCCATGGACCTGGTCGAGACGAAGGGCCAGCGCTTCTTCGAAGCCGAGCTGCTCCGAATACGAGGCGAAATCCTATTGGCATCGGGCGACGCTCCCTCGCGCGTGTTCGATTGCTTCGAGCGGGGACTCGAGGTCGCGCGCCGGCAGCAGGCGAAAGTTTGGGAGCTGCGCCTCGCGCACAGCTACGCGCATCTCTTGAAAATCCGCGCGCGGCCGGCCGATGCGCGAAGACGGCTCGCCCCCATCCTCGCGCAGTTCACCGAGGGCTTCGCGACCGCCGACATGCGGGAAGCCCGCGCGCTGCTCGCCGCGCTTTGA
- a CDS encoding penicillin acylase family protein translates to MRPLSFKRLISLRAFISVAASITLVSTAGAGCSDADGGDPGPGAQDGGGDATAVAYGPLGEVAGLPVDGQLHIDHLAAPVDVVRDKDGRPHIYASSVADAMRVQGYLVAQDRTLQLELVRRNAAGRVAELFGSLDASTIDADIAMRTIGLARVAKAEYDALPPGEDRDMLDAYADGVTQVFQGIRSGKIALPRGVLLVPPEAFTDWTGADSLAVGKLQSYLLSYDATTPIRLSTVLTAAQSKFVAAASNPLFAKRAGFERDFVRFAPSAPAFTTTGYPGAPSALASHARPAAKGANNATNGNTAKNTKNATAAPRAGTEGGARTVTSPLLDAADGYLQAARKVQDAYAPSGFGSNNWAVSAARSTTGHPLIASDPHLALRAPATFWPVSVHVGANAGAAALSFAGVAFPGVPGILLGHNDKVAWGATVAYYQVTDVYSETLSADGRSVSFGAGTVPLQTIDEIIGVGGGSTYTYHVQVVPQHGPLLPNIQNHRVVDPNPATGALSVRWTGLDPTKNFSAVVKLLRASSVDGARAALNDFAVGAQNWMIGDSAGNILWTSHARVPTRDPRAFAWNAATYTGRLPCFVLPGNGGAEWTGNLADDLVPWAKNPPAGYLATANNDPIGDTADNDPSNGKLPDGTPMYLSALYDIGFREARIKSLIESHKGPLSPTDMAAIQADVRSSLGAALTPRILQAIDLAEAERTQPGTHPDLGAIVQDRSYDPALIAAARSILQAWDTEAGYQAASGIDPDTNQPLSDQGATAQAIAARASQATLIFNVWLVRMLERTFGDEFEQLGLNIPFGVMKIKSLLHLFATEPSKLATLDPTTRDSSIWDDMNTAAVESRNERIVRALLDAFAWLTPNAGTDLRKARWGAYHTVQFTSLISLFGSLSIPPSGDTTFPNGFPRSGDLFVVDASDYEREYPIGTPPRFQYTSGPVQRFVADLDPAGIRASNALPGGAVWDTQSPHHRDQAELWRRNQTHPVPYALPDLVANKESRTVVLSP, encoded by the coding sequence ATGCGACCTTTGTCTTTCAAGCGCCTCATTTCGTTGCGTGCATTCATTTCGGTGGCCGCCTCGATTACCTTGGTGAGTACGGCGGGTGCAGGATGTTCGGATGCCGATGGCGGAGACCCCGGCCCCGGCGCGCAAGACGGCGGCGGCGACGCGACCGCCGTCGCCTATGGACCGTTGGGAGAGGTCGCGGGGCTGCCCGTGGATGGACAGCTCCACATCGATCATCTCGCGGCCCCGGTCGACGTCGTCCGCGACAAGGACGGAAGGCCCCACATTTATGCATCGAGCGTCGCCGATGCCATGCGGGTGCAAGGCTATTTGGTCGCCCAGGATCGAACCCTGCAGCTCGAGCTGGTGCGGCGAAACGCCGCGGGGAGGGTCGCCGAGCTTTTCGGGTCCCTCGACGCAAGCACCATCGATGCCGACATTGCGATGCGCACCATCGGGCTCGCGCGGGTGGCCAAAGCCGAGTACGACGCGCTCCCCCCCGGCGAAGATCGCGACATGCTCGATGCCTACGCCGACGGCGTCACCCAAGTCTTCCAAGGGATCCGCTCGGGCAAAATCGCGCTCCCCCGCGGGGTCCTCCTCGTGCCCCCGGAGGCCTTCACCGATTGGACCGGCGCCGACTCCCTGGCGGTGGGCAAACTGCAGTCGTATTTGCTCTCGTATGACGCGACCACGCCCATCCGGCTGAGCACCGTGCTCACGGCGGCGCAGTCCAAGTTCGTGGCCGCCGCTTCCAATCCGCTCTTCGCGAAGCGCGCAGGGTTCGAGCGCGACTTCGTGCGGTTCGCCCCATCGGCCCCCGCCTTTACGACGACCGGATATCCCGGCGCCCCCAGCGCGCTCGCGAGCCATGCCCGCCCCGCAGCAAAAGGCGCCAACAACGCGACCAACGGGAACACCGCGAAAAACACGAAAAACGCGACCGCTGCGCCGCGCGCCGGAACCGAGGGCGGGGCTCGGACCGTCACCTCCCCGCTTCTCGATGCAGCCGATGGGTACTTGCAGGCCGCCCGCAAGGTGCAAGATGCGTATGCACCGAGCGGGTTCGGCTCGAACAATTGGGCGGTGAGCGCCGCGCGCAGCACCACCGGCCACCCGCTGATCGCCAGCGATCCGCACCTCGCGCTCCGGGCGCCCGCCACATTTTGGCCCGTGTCGGTGCACGTCGGGGCCAACGCGGGGGCCGCGGCCCTGAGCTTCGCCGGCGTCGCCTTTCCGGGCGTACCGGGCATCCTGCTCGGCCACAACGACAAGGTCGCCTGGGGCGCGACGGTGGCCTATTACCAAGTGACCGACGTCTATTCCGAGACCCTCAGCGCCGACGGTCGCTCCGTATCCTTCGGAGCGGGCACGGTACCGCTCCAGACCATCGACGAGATCATCGGCGTCGGCGGGGGCAGCACGTATACCTATCATGTTCAGGTGGTGCCCCAGCACGGGCCCCTCCTGCCCAACATTCAAAATCATCGCGTGGTCGATCCCAATCCAGCCACGGGTGCATTGAGCGTCCGTTGGACCGGCCTCGATCCCACCAAGAACTTCAGCGCGGTGGTGAAGCTGCTGCGCGCAAGCTCGGTCGACGGCGCCCGCGCGGCCCTCAACGACTTTGCGGTGGGCGCACAAAATTGGATGATCGGCGATAGCGCCGGGAATATCCTATGGACGTCGCACGCTCGCGTCCCCACCCGCGATCCGCGCGCCTTCGCCTGGAACGCTGCCACCTACACGGGCCGGCTCCCCTGCTTCGTTTTGCCCGGCAACGGAGGTGCCGAGTGGACCGGCAATCTGGCCGACGATCTCGTCCCCTGGGCCAAGAACCCCCCCGCCGGATACCTGGCCACCGCAAATAACGATCCCATCGGCGACACCGCCGACAACGATCCCAGCAACGGTAAGCTCCCCGACGGCACACCCATGTATCTCTCCGCGCTCTACGACATCGGGTTTCGCGAAGCGCGAATCAAGTCCCTCATCGAATCCCATAAAGGCCCCTTGTCCCCCACCGACATGGCAGCCATCCAAGCCGACGTTCGCTCGAGCCTGGGCGCCGCGCTCACCCCTCGCATCCTCCAGGCGATCGATCTCGCCGAGGCCGAGCGCACCCAACCCGGGACGCACCCCGATCTGGGCGCCATCGTGCAGGACCGCAGCTACGATCCGGCCCTCATCGCCGCGGCGCGCAGCATCCTGCAAGCGTGGGACACCGAGGCGGGCTATCAGGCCGCCTCCGGCATCGATCCCGACACCAACCAGCCGCTCTCGGACCAGGGCGCAACGGCCCAAGCCATCGCCGCCCGCGCCTCTCAGGCCACCCTCATCTTCAATGTATGGCTCGTGCGGATGCTCGAGCGCACCTTTGGCGACGAGTTCGAGCAGCTCGGCCTCAACATCCCCTTTGGCGTCATGAAGATCAAGTCGCTGCTGCATCTCTTCGCGACCGAGCCCTCCAAGCTCGCGACCCTCGATCCCACCACCCGCGACAGCTCGATCTGGGACGATATGAACACCGCGGCGGTCGAATCGCGCAACGAGCGGATCGTGCGCGCGCTGCTCGATGCCTTCGCCTGGCTCACCCCCAATGCAGGCACCGATCTCCGCAAGGCGCGGTGGGGCGCATATCACACCGTGCAATTTACCTCCCTGATCTCCCTGTTCGGGAGCTTGTCGATCCCACCGAGCGGCGACACCACCTTCCCCAACGGCTTCCCTCGCTCAGGCGATCTCTTCGTGGTCGACGCCTCCGACTACGAACGCGAATACCCAATTGGCACACCTCCGCGCTTCCAATATACCAGCGGCCCCGTCCAACGCTTCGTAGCCGATCTCGACCCTGCAGGCATCCGCGCATCCAACGCACTACCGGGCGGTGCCGTCTGGGACACGCAAAGCCCCCACCACCGCGATCAGGCGGAGCTCTGGAGGCGAAATCAGACCCACCCCGTGCCCTATGCGCTGCCCGACCTCGTCGCCAACAAAGAATCGCGCACCGTCGTGCTCTCCCCCTGA
- a CDS encoding MbtH family NRPS accessory protein: protein MQRSSDGTEDESIGFDVVRNHEEQYSIWPNNRELPLGWFKVGKSGNRSECLAYIEEVWTDMRPLSIRTRLHRGTHVGTHVEKNDGSPEDTAAGLQR, encoded by the coding sequence ATGCAGCGCTCGTCGGACGGTACAGAAGACGAAAGCATCGGCTTCGATGTCGTGAGGAACCACGAGGAGCAATACTCGATTTGGCCGAACAATCGCGAGTTGCCGCTTGGGTGGTTCAAAGTAGGAAAGAGCGGAAATCGAAGCGAATGCCTCGCGTACATCGAGGAAGTCTGGACAGATATGCGTCCACTCAGCATTCGCACGCGTCTTCACCGTGGCACGCACGTTGGCACGCACGTGGAGAAGAACGATGGCTCGCCCGAGGATACGGCGGCTGGCCTCCAAAGGTAG